From the genome of Bradyrhizobium elkanii USDA 76, one region includes:
- a CDS encoding succinate dehydrogenase iron-sulfur subunit, protein MVEFALPKNSKISGGKTWPKPAGATETREFRVYRWNPDDGKNPSVDTYYVDTNDCGPMVLDGLIWIKNHIDPTLTFRRSCREGVCGSCAMNIDGQNTLACTKSMHDVGAGGAVKVNPLPHQPVVKDLVPDLTNFYAQYASIEPWLKTTTPTPQKEWRQSHEDREKLDGLYECILCACCSTSCPSYWWNSERFLGPAALLQANRWVTDSRDEATGERLDNLEDPFRLYRCHTIMNCAKACPKGLNPSEAIAELKFKLVERQI, encoded by the coding sequence ATGGTTGAATTCGCACTTCCGAAGAATTCGAAGATTTCCGGCGGCAAGACCTGGCCGAAGCCGGCCGGCGCCACCGAGACGCGCGAATTTCGGGTGTATCGCTGGAACCCGGACGACGGCAAGAATCCGAGCGTCGACACCTATTATGTCGACACCAATGATTGCGGCCCGATGGTGCTGGACGGTCTGATCTGGATCAAGAACCACATCGATCCGACGCTGACCTTCCGCCGCTCCTGCCGCGAAGGCGTCTGCGGCTCCTGCGCGATGAACATCGACGGCCAGAACACGCTGGCTTGCACCAAGTCGATGCACGACGTCGGCGCCGGCGGCGCGGTGAAGGTCAATCCGCTGCCGCACCAGCCGGTGGTGAAAGACCTGGTCCCCGACCTGACCAATTTCTACGCCCAGTATGCCTCGATCGAGCCGTGGCTGAAAACCACGACGCCGACGCCGCAGAAGGAGTGGAGGCAGAGCCACGAGGACCGCGAGAAGCTCGACGGCCTCTACGAGTGCATCCTGTGCGCCTGCTGCTCGACCTCGTGCCCGAGCTACTGGTGGAACAGCGAACGCTTCCTCGGCCCCGCCGCGCTGCTGCAGGCAAACCGCTGGGTCACCGACTCCCGCGACGAGGCGACCGGCGAGCGGCTCGACAATCTCGAGGATCCGTTCCGCCTCTATCGCTGCCACACCATCATGAACTGCGCCAAGGCGTGTCCGAAGGGCCTCAATCCCTCCGAAGCGATCGCCGAGCTCAAGTTCAAGCTGGTCGAACGCCAGATCTGA
- a CDS encoding bifunctional acetate--CoA ligase family protein/GNAT family N-acetyltransferase: MSTYGLERLFSPRSIAIVGGSPRPSSLGAAVLRNIRASGFTGRVGVVNRNYADVDGTQTVPDLKSLPFVPDLVVISAPAAAVPEIVAEAASAGVAGAAILSAGLGHGAGSLAEIAGQTARRHGMRLIGPNSLGVMVPRAKLNASFASHQPSDGHVALISQSGAVASAMIEWAAERRLGFSGIASIGGQLDVDVADLLDYFALDDHTSAILIYLEAVNDARKFLSAARAAARLKPVVIVKSGRMAQGAKAAATHTGALAGSDAVYDAAFRRAGMLRVYDLRQLFDCAELLGRGFIPRGNRLAILTNGGGLGILATDRLAELGGVPATLTAETIARLDKVLPPGWSCANPVDIAGDADADRYVVALSALLDDANSDAVLVVNVETAVAPAQGIAEAVAQCVRDRRTKRSAVAALVLAAWVGADERTGAIFEAARIPHFPTEDDAVRAFMYLVRYREASTALAATPPGVASVFTPETAAARHVVVKALSEGRARLDPAEIVALFAAYRIPIVTTLVAETAEDAAAKGAPFLAEGHAIVVRVFSRDIRHASDVGGVILDLRTKDSVVEAARTVMARARSARPDAILQGVTIQPMIVRRAARELILGIAEDPTFGPVIVFGRGGPAVEVINDKALALPPLDMNLARELIGRTRVSRLLGGYGDVPAVPADVVPLTLVKLAQMAADIPEVAELDINPMLADESGVLALDARVAIRKPTRLFAGHTRLAVRPYPSQWEGELALRDGSRVTVRPMRPEDEPMVSEFFKRVTAEDLRLRFFHAMKEFSHAFIARLTQLDYARAMAFVALDPNTGEMMGAVRLHSDSLYQNAEYAILLQSDLKGKGLGWALMQLLIHYARSEGLKRLSGQVLTENTTMIGMCRDLGFTVTMDPGDHSIVDVVLDLDRSGVDAVGADILIRPAAAGR; this comes from the coding sequence ATGTCGACGTACGGCCTGGAGCGGCTATTTTCGCCTCGAAGCATCGCGATCGTCGGCGGCAGCCCGCGTCCGTCGTCGCTCGGCGCGGCGGTGCTCAGGAACATCAGAGCGAGCGGCTTCACCGGCCGCGTCGGCGTGGTCAATCGGAACTATGCCGACGTCGATGGTACGCAGACCGTTCCCGACCTGAAGTCGCTCCCGTTCGTTCCGGATCTGGTCGTCATCAGCGCACCAGCTGCGGCGGTTCCGGAGATCGTCGCGGAGGCGGCTTCGGCCGGCGTTGCCGGTGCGGCGATCCTGTCGGCCGGTCTTGGCCATGGCGCGGGCTCGCTCGCGGAGATCGCGGGACAGACGGCGCGACGGCATGGCATGCGCCTGATCGGGCCGAATAGCCTCGGCGTCATGGTGCCGCGCGCCAAGCTGAATGCGAGCTTCGCCTCGCATCAGCCGTCCGACGGACACGTTGCCCTGATCTCGCAGTCCGGCGCGGTCGCGTCGGCGATGATCGAGTGGGCGGCGGAGCGGCGGCTAGGCTTCTCCGGCATCGCGTCGATCGGCGGCCAGCTCGATGTCGACGTCGCCGACCTCCTGGATTATTTCGCGCTCGACGACCACACCAGCGCGATCCTGATCTACCTCGAGGCGGTCAATGACGCGCGCAAGTTCTTGTCGGCGGCGCGCGCCGCTGCGCGGTTGAAGCCGGTCGTCATCGTCAAGTCGGGACGGATGGCGCAGGGCGCCAAGGCCGCCGCGACCCACACCGGCGCGCTGGCCGGCTCCGATGCGGTCTACGACGCCGCATTCCGCCGCGCCGGCATGCTGCGCGTCTACGACCTGCGCCAGCTGTTCGATTGCGCCGAGCTGCTCGGCCGCGGCTTCATTCCGCGCGGCAACCGGCTGGCGATCCTGACCAATGGCGGCGGGCTCGGCATCCTCGCGACCGACCGGCTGGCCGAGCTCGGCGGCGTTCCCGCGACACTGACGGCGGAGACCATCGCGCGGCTCGACAAGGTGCTGCCGCCGGGCTGGTCCTGCGCCAATCCGGTCGACATCGCGGGCGATGCCGATGCCGACCGCTACGTGGTGGCGCTCAGCGCATTGCTCGATGATGCCAACAGCGACGCGGTGCTGGTCGTGAATGTGGAAACCGCGGTGGCGCCGGCCCAGGGAATTGCCGAGGCGGTGGCGCAATGCGTGCGCGACCGCAGGACGAAGCGGAGTGCGGTCGCCGCGCTGGTGCTCGCGGCCTGGGTCGGCGCCGACGAACGCACCGGCGCGATCTTCGAGGCGGCGCGGATTCCGCATTTCCCGACCGAGGACGATGCGGTGCGCGCCTTCATGTATCTGGTGCGCTATCGCGAGGCCTCGACCGCGCTCGCCGCAACCCCGCCTGGCGTCGCGTCGGTGTTCACACCGGAGACGGCGGCGGCGCGGCACGTCGTCGTGAAGGCGCTGTCGGAAGGGCGCGCCAGGCTCGATCCGGCCGAGATCGTCGCGCTGTTCGCGGCCTATCGTATTCCGATCGTGACGACGCTCGTCGCCGAGACCGCCGAGGACGCCGCCGCGAAGGGAGCGCCGTTCCTCGCCGAGGGACATGCGATCGTGGTCAGGGTGTTCTCGCGCGACATCCGGCACGCCTCCGACGTCGGCGGCGTGATCCTCGACCTGCGCACGAAAGACAGCGTCGTTGAAGCTGCACGGACGGTCATGGCGCGGGCACGAAGTGCCCGGCCCGATGCCATCCTGCAAGGCGTGACGATCCAGCCGATGATCGTGCGGCGCGCGGCGCGCGAACTGATCCTCGGCATCGCCGAAGATCCGACCTTCGGTCCGGTGATCGTGTTCGGGCGTGGCGGCCCCGCGGTCGAGGTGATCAACGACAAGGCGCTGGCGCTGCCGCCGCTCGACATGAATCTCGCCCGCGAGCTGATCGGACGCACCCGCGTCTCGCGGCTGCTCGGCGGCTATGGCGATGTGCCGGCGGTCCCGGCCGATGTGGTGCCGCTCACCCTCGTCAAGCTGGCACAGATGGCGGCCGACATTCCCGAGGTCGCCGAGCTCGACATCAATCCGATGCTGGCGGACGAGAGCGGCGTGCTCGCGCTCGATGCGCGGGTTGCGATCCGCAAACCCACCCGGCTGTTCGCCGGCCACACCCGGCTCGCGGTGCGGCCCTATCCGTCGCAATGGGAGGGCGAGCTTGCGCTGCGCGACGGCTCGCGCGTCACGGTGCGGCCGATGCGGCCGGAAGACGAGCCGATGGTCAGCGAGTTCTTCAAGCGCGTCACCGCCGAAGACCTCAGGCTGCGCTTCTTCCATGCGATGAAGGAATTCTCGCACGCCTTCATCGCGCGCCTGACCCAGCTCGACTATGCGCGGGCGATGGCGTTTGTGGCGCTCGATCCGAACACCGGCGAGATGATGGGTGCGGTCCGGCTGCACTCGGATTCGCTGTACCAGAATGCCGAATACGCGATCCTGCTGCAGTCCGATCTCAAGGGCAAAGGCCTTGGCTGGGCGCTGATGCAGCTCCTGATCCACTATGCGCGGTCGGAGGGCTTGAAGCGTCTGTCCGGCCAGGTGCTGACCGAGAACACCACGATGATCGGGATGTGCCGCGATCTCGGCTTCACCGTGACGATGGATCCGGGCGATCACAGCATCGTCGACGTGGTACTCGACCTCGATCGATCCGGCGTCGATGCAGTCGGCGCCGATATCCTGATCCGGCCTGCTGCGGCTGGCCGCTGA
- the feoB gene encoding ferrous iron transporter B: MTTASLRLALVGAPNTGKTSLFNSLTGSRQKVANYPGVTVERKSGGFVTPEGRSVTVLDLPGTYSLRGRSPDEEITRDIVLGRFDGEAVPDLVLCVADATNLRLTLRLVLELKRVGRPMMLVLNMIDIARRRGVTIDIDRMSQELGLPIVTSVAVRKGGIDELLKRTDEFLAKSHEAAASEWTTPTIADLKAAQREADRIIAAAVTLPTKPDTLTNRIDSVVLHPVWGLVILAVILFVMFQAVFTWAQPAMEFLSDSFAALGQLIHNLLPESWSLLQSFLQNGVISGVGSVIVFLPQIIIIFLFILLLEDFGYMARAAFLMDRIMGGAGLHGRAFIPLLSSFACAIPGIMATRVIDNRRDRLTTILIAPLMTCSARIPVYTLIISAFVPATTLWGFVNLQGLVMFGLYAAGITSALTVSAIAKFFLWRDHAPAPFMLELPDYKMPRLRSIAIGVFTRAKMFLYRAGTTILSMMVLIWFLASFPQAPAGAEGPAINYSFAAMIGHALEPLLRPIGFNWQIAVALIPGMAAREVAVAALGTVYSIEGGKEAADQIGQVLAQRWTLATALSLLVWYIFAPQCASTLAVIRRETGGAKWMVVTFIYMLALAYVASFLTFNLAQALGLH; encoded by the coding sequence ATGACCACTGCATCCCTGCGCCTGGCGCTGGTCGGCGCGCCGAACACCGGCAAGACGTCGCTGTTCAACAGCCTGACCGGCAGCCGCCAAAAGGTCGCCAACTATCCGGGCGTCACCGTCGAGCGCAAATCCGGCGGCTTCGTCACGCCGGAGGGCCGCAGCGTGACCGTGCTCGACCTGCCCGGCACCTATTCATTGCGCGGCCGCAGCCCGGACGAGGAGATCACCCGCGACATCGTGCTGGGCCGCTTCGACGGCGAGGCGGTGCCCGATCTCGTGCTCTGCGTCGCGGATGCCACCAATCTGCGGCTGACCTTGCGGCTGGTGCTCGAGCTGAAGCGCGTCGGCCGGCCGATGATGCTCGTGCTCAACATGATCGATATCGCGAGGCGCCGCGGCGTCACGATCGACATCGACCGGATGTCGCAGGAGCTGGGGCTACCGATCGTGACCTCGGTCGCGGTCCGCAAGGGCGGCATCGACGAGCTCCTGAAGCGGACCGACGAATTCCTGGCGAAGTCGCATGAGGCGGCGGCCAGCGAGTGGACGACGCCGACGATTGCCGACCTCAAGGCGGCGCAGCGCGAGGCGGACCGCATCATCGCCGCGGCGGTGACGCTGCCGACCAAGCCCGACACGCTGACCAACCGGATCGATTCGGTCGTGCTGCATCCGGTCTGGGGTCTCGTGATCCTGGCCGTGATCCTGTTCGTGATGTTCCAGGCGGTGTTCACCTGGGCGCAGCCGGCAATGGAATTTCTCTCGGACAGCTTCGCCGCGCTCGGGCAGCTGATCCACAATTTGCTGCCCGAAAGCTGGAGCCTGTTGCAGAGCTTCCTGCAGAACGGCGTGATCTCCGGCGTCGGCAGCGTAATCGTGTTCCTGCCGCAGATCATCATCATCTTCCTCTTCATCCTGCTGCTGGAAGATTTCGGCTACATGGCGCGCGCCGCGTTCCTGATGGACCGCATCATGGGCGGCGCCGGGCTGCATGGCCGCGCCTTCATTCCGCTGCTGTCGAGCTTTGCCTGCGCCATTCCCGGCATCATGGCGACGCGCGTCATCGACAATCGCCGCGACCGCCTGACCACGATCCTGATCGCGCCGCTGATGACTTGCTCGGCGCGCATTCCGGTCTACACGCTGATCATCTCCGCCTTCGTTCCGGCGACCACGCTGTGGGGTTTCGTCAATCTGCAGGGGCTCGTGATGTTCGGCCTCTATGCCGCCGGCATCACCAGCGCGCTGACGGTCTCGGCGATCGCGAAGTTCTTCCTGTGGCGCGATCACGCGCCGGCGCCGTTCATGCTGGAATTGCCCGACTATAAGATGCCGCGGCTGCGCAGCATCGCGATCGGCGTGTTCACCCGCGCCAAGATGTTCCTGTACCGGGCCGGCACCACGATCCTCTCGATGATGGTGCTGATCTGGTTCCTGGCCTCGTTCCCGCAGGCGCCGGCCGGCGCCGAGGGGCCGGCGATCAATTACAGCTTTGCCGCGATGATCGGCCATGCGCTCGAGCCGCTGCTGCGGCCGATTGGCTTCAACTGGCAGATCGCGGTGGCGCTGATCCCGGGGATGGCGGCGCGCGAAGTCGCGGTCGCGGCGCTCGGTACGGTCTATTCGATCGAGGGCGGCAAGGAAGCGGCGGACCAGATCGGCCAGGTGCTGGCACAGAGATGGACGCTGGCGACCGCGCTGTCGCTGCTGGTCTGGTACATCTTCGCCCCGCAGTGCGCTTCGACGCTCGCGGTGATCCGCCGCGAGACCGGCGGCGCGAAGTGGATGGTGGTGACGTTCATCTACATGCTCGCGCTGGCCTATGTCGCGAGCTTCCTGACCTTCAACCTGGCACAGGCGCTCGGCCTGCATTGA
- a CDS encoding FeoA family protein, whose translation MTGDPNSSRDNLQDVRLGHADRGFVGKIIRLDALVTGSSLSPQELEQRLVEMGFVEGARVEILHEGTIRKDPIAVRVDNITIALRRSEAMAVIVE comes from the coding sequence ATGACAGGCGATCCAAACAGCTCCCGGGATAATTTGCAGGACGTCCGGCTCGGACATGCGGATCGCGGTTTTGTCGGAAAGATCATCAGGCTCGATGCGCTCGTGACGGGCTCATCGCTGTCTCCGCAGGAGCTGGAGCAGCGCCTGGTCGAGATGGGATTTGTCGAGGGCGCGCGCGTGGAAATCCTGCATGAAGGAACGATCCGAAAGGACCCGATCGCGGTGCGCGTCGACAACATCACGATCGCGCTGCGCCGGAGCGAAGCCATGGCTGTGATCGTCGAATGA
- a CDS encoding hybrid sensor histidine kinase/response regulator, translated as MQTAQRNSLRLLQWMMAAALALPLALFVFASAMSWISTSEAADQEIQRTLDVAHEHALKVFETIDRGLAEVTEVVRGMGDADIGAREKSLHERLRQVAVALPQVKSVWVFDANGRALVNSLVQPAPDVDFSDRDYFRIHAQGDIGTYIGEVLTPRPPYQGSRFFSVGRRRNGDDGSFAGVIQVSVLPEYFENFYARIGREPGSFLALIRTDGAVLAHFPAVNRDVRFEPSGPLGRQIVANPEAGAMTIHSPADGIERRMRYQRLAGYPVYVSAGLETSVIQSRWMSTMAQHLIFGIPATALLFGLLALAFRRTQRLQEEALRRIEAEEALRHGQRLEALGQLTGGVAHDFNNLLTVIRASVDMLRRPDLPEPRRQRYIDAISNTVNRAAKLTNQLLAFARRQTLKPEVFDACQSVRTLSEMIATLIGARIEITAQVPDETCLVNADAGQFETAIINMAVNARDAMDGVGRLTIAVRAVDRLPSATSTPPNSPGHVAVSVTDTGVGIPQELFGRIFEPFYTTKEVGHGTGLGLSQVFGFAKQSGGEVTVTSEVGKGATFTLYLPRVVGGHGARAQRTEDAPAIDRTGASVLIVEDNAEVGKFAADTLTQLGCTCVLVDNATHALEELAVDADRFDLVFTDVVMPGMSGIELAEEIRRQRLDLPIVLASGYSQVLSQQGSGGFELLQKPYSAEQLARVLHKATRSRRLRRDQAPAG; from the coding sequence GTGCAGACCGCACAACGCAATTCGCTGAGACTGCTGCAATGGATGATGGCCGCCGCGCTGGCCCTTCCGCTGGCGCTGTTCGTTTTTGCCTCCGCAATGTCCTGGATCTCGACCAGCGAGGCCGCCGACCAGGAGATCCAGCGCACCCTCGATGTCGCCCATGAGCACGCGCTGAAGGTGTTCGAGACCATCGATCGAGGCCTCGCCGAGGTCACCGAGGTCGTCCGCGGCATGGGCGATGCCGATATCGGCGCACGCGAGAAGAGCCTGCACGAGCGGCTGCGCCAGGTCGCCGTGGCGCTTCCCCAGGTGAAATCGGTCTGGGTGTTCGACGCCAACGGCCGCGCCCTCGTCAACAGCCTGGTGCAGCCGGCCCCCGACGTCGACTTTTCGGACCGGGATTACTTCCGGATTCATGCCCAGGGCGACATCGGCACCTATATCGGCGAGGTGCTGACGCCGCGGCCGCCCTATCAGGGCTCGCGGTTCTTCAGCGTCGGCCGGCGCCGCAACGGCGACGACGGCAGCTTTGCCGGCGTGATCCAGGTCTCCGTGCTTCCGGAATATTTCGAGAATTTCTACGCCAGGATCGGCCGCGAGCCCGGCAGCTTCCTGGCGCTGATCCGGACCGACGGCGCAGTGCTGGCGCACTTCCCTGCCGTCAACCGCGACGTCCGGTTCGAGCCGAGCGGCCCGCTCGGGCGGCAGATCGTCGCCAATCCCGAGGCCGGGGCGATGACGATCCATTCCCCGGCTGACGGCATCGAGCGGCGCATGCGCTACCAGCGGCTGGCGGGATACCCGGTCTATGTCAGTGCCGGCCTTGAAACCTCGGTGATCCAGTCGCGCTGGATGTCGACCATGGCCCAGCACCTGATCTTCGGGATCCCGGCCACCGCCCTGCTGTTCGGCCTGCTCGCGCTCGCCTTCCGGCGAACCCAGCGCCTCCAGGAGGAGGCCCTCCGGCGCATCGAGGCCGAGGAGGCGTTGCGGCACGGCCAGCGGCTCGAGGCACTCGGGCAGCTCACCGGCGGCGTCGCGCACGATTTTAACAACCTGCTCACCGTGATCCGCGCGTCGGTCGACATGTTGCGGCGGCCGGACCTGCCGGAGCCGCGGCGGCAGCGCTACATCGATGCGATCTCCAACACCGTGAACCGTGCCGCCAAGCTGACCAACCAGCTGCTTGCGTTCGCGCGGCGGCAAACCCTCAAGCCCGAGGTGTTCGACGCCTGCCAGAGCGTCCGCACCCTGAGCGAGATGATCGCAACCCTGATCGGCGCGCGCATCGAGATCACGGCGCAGGTGCCGGACGAGACCTGTCTCGTCAACGCCGATGCCGGCCAGTTCGAGACCGCCATCATCAACATGGCGGTGAACGCGCGCGACGCCATGGACGGCGTCGGCCGGCTCACGATCGCGGTCCGCGCCGTGGACAGGCTGCCGTCCGCGACCAGCACGCCGCCGAACTCGCCCGGCCACGTCGCGGTGTCGGTGACCGACACCGGCGTCGGAATTCCGCAGGAGCTGTTCGGCCGCATCTTCGAGCCGTTTTACACCACCAAGGAGGTCGGTCACGGCACCGGCCTTGGCCTGTCCCAGGTGTTCGGCTTCGCCAAGCAGTCCGGCGGCGAGGTGACCGTCACCAGCGAAGTCGGCAAGGGTGCGACATTCACGCTGTATCTGCCGCGCGTCGTCGGCGGGCATGGCGCGCGAGCGCAGCGCACCGAGGATGCGCCCGCGATCGATCGGACCGGCGCATCGGTCCTGATCGTCGAGGACAATGCCGAGGTCGGAAAGTTTGCCGCCGACACGCTGACCCAGCTCGGCTGCACCTGCGTGCTGGTGGACAACGCCACCCACGCGCTGGAGGAGCTGGCCGTCGACGCTGACCGGTTCGACCTGGTATTCACGGATGTCGTGATGCCTGGCATGAGCGGCATCGAGCTAGCGGAAGAGATCCGCCGGCAGCGGCTTGATCTGCCGATCGTGCTCGCCTCCGGTTACAGCCAGGTGCTGTCGCAACAGGGCAGCGGCGGCTTTGAGCTGCTGCAGAAGCCGTATTCGGCCGAGCAGCTCGCGCGCGTGCTGCACAAGGCGACCCGGTCGCGACGGCTGAGGCGCGATCAAGCGCCGGCGGGGTAA
- a CDS encoding ABC transporter ATP-binding protein/permease, whose translation MGKAEVKSQSSDGRSPAKTASPRKASAKAADQERKDPAASEADDKSEFVEVIAEDGDHVEPTPPEIVEPDPELSAEEAEQARKDYLLTRFWISARGYWGRSGDRLAWLFTIGLLLLIVANVAVQYGINVWNRAIFDAIEKRDAASVFHLTAIFFPLAIGSVLLGVAQVFGRMGIQRRWRAWLTNAVVSRWLTNGRYYQLNLVDGDHKNPEYRIAEDLRIATDSPVDFIAGVTSALLSAVTFIVVLWTIGGALTVTLGGSSISIPGFLVIAAIIYAAIASGSITAIGRSFVQISEDKNQAEAEFRYILTRVRENGESIALLGGETEERDGIDKTFSNVLRQWARLAGQHMRTTLVSQGSNLIAPVVPLLLCAPKFLDGSMSLGQVMQAASAFTIVQTAFGWLVDNYPRLADWNACARRIASLMVSLDGLERAETGDGFGRIERGETEGEAMLSLNDLSVTLDDGTAVVGETEVVIEPGERLLVAGESGTGKSTLVRAIAGLWPWGGGSVGLHPDRRLFMLPQKPYVPSGTLRRAVAYPGAAEDWSVDEISRALHKVGLDHLKEKIEEDAPWDQTLSGGEKQRLAFARLLLHSPDIVVLDEATSALDEKSQDKMMETVTTELPKATIVSVAHRVELEAFHSRKIVLERRKGGAKLVSDVDLIPRKGKRRLLGRFLRQRQAAGKAA comes from the coding sequence ATGGGCAAAGCTGAGGTAAAATCCCAATCGTCGGACGGGCGGTCGCCGGCCAAGACTGCATCGCCTCGGAAAGCGAGCGCAAAGGCGGCCGATCAAGAGCGCAAGGATCCCGCGGCAAGCGAAGCGGACGACAAATCGGAATTCGTCGAGGTGATTGCCGAAGACGGCGATCATGTCGAACCGACGCCGCCGGAAATCGTCGAACCCGATCCCGAGCTATCGGCCGAAGAGGCCGAACAGGCGCGCAAGGACTATTTGCTGACGCGGTTCTGGATCAGCGCGCGCGGCTATTGGGGCCGAAGCGGCGACCGGCTGGCATGGCTGTTCACGATCGGCCTGCTGCTGCTGATCGTCGCCAACGTCGCCGTTCAGTACGGCATCAATGTCTGGAATCGCGCGATCTTCGATGCGATCGAAAAGCGTGACGCGGCCAGTGTCTTCCACCTGACCGCCATCTTCTTTCCGCTCGCGATCGGCAGCGTGCTGCTGGGCGTTGCCCAGGTGTTCGGCCGCATGGGCATCCAGCGGCGCTGGCGCGCCTGGCTGACCAACGCCGTCGTCTCGCGCTGGCTGACCAACGGCCGCTACTACCAGCTCAACCTGGTCGACGGCGATCACAAGAATCCGGAGTACCGGATCGCAGAGGATCTGCGGATCGCGACCGATTCTCCGGTCGACTTCATCGCCGGCGTGACGTCGGCGCTGCTCTCGGCCGTCACCTTCATCGTCGTGCTCTGGACCATCGGCGGCGCGCTGACGGTGACGCTCGGCGGCTCGTCGATCAGCATCCCGGGCTTCCTGGTCATTGCCGCGATCATCTATGCGGCGATCGCGTCGGGCTCGATCACGGCGATCGGCCGCAGCTTCGTGCAAATCTCCGAGGACAAGAACCAGGCGGAAGCGGAATTCCGCTACATCCTGACCCGCGTGCGCGAGAATGGCGAAAGCATCGCGCTGCTCGGCGGCGAAACCGAGGAGCGCGACGGCATCGACAAGACGTTCTCGAACGTGCTGCGGCAATGGGCGCGGCTCGCCGGGCAGCACATGCGCACGACGCTGGTGTCGCAGGGATCGAATCTCATTGCGCCGGTGGTACCCTTGCTGCTGTGCGCGCCGAAATTCCTCGACGGCAGCATGTCGCTCGGCCAGGTGATGCAGGCGGCCTCGGCCTTCACCATCGTGCAGACCGCGTTCGGCTGGCTGGTCGACAATTATCCGCGGCTCGCCGACTGGAACGCCTGCGCGAGGCGCATCGCCTCGCTGATGGTGTCGCTTGACGGGCTCGAACGCGCCGAGACCGGCGACGGCTTCGGCCGCATCGAGCGCGGCGAGACCGAGGGCGAGGCCATGCTGAGCCTCAACGATCTCTCCGTCACGCTAGACGACGGCACCGCCGTGGTCGGCGAGACCGAGGTGGTGATCGAACCGGGCGAGCGGCTATTGGTCGCCGGCGAATCCGGCACCGGCAAGAGCACGCTGGTGCGCGCCATCGCCGGCCTGTGGCCATGGGGCGGCGGCAGTGTCGGCCTGCACCCGGACCGCCGACTGTTCATGCTGCCGCAAAAGCCCTACGTGCCCTCGGGCACGCTGCGGCGTGCGGTGGCCTATCCCGGCGCGGCGGAGGACTGGAGCGTCGATGAGATCAGCCGTGCCCTGCACAAGGTCGGCCTCGACCATCTCAAGGAGAAGATCGAGGAGGACGCGCCGTGGGACCAGACCCTGTCCGGCGGCGAGAAGCAGCGGCTCGCCTTTGCCCGCCTGCTGCTGCACAGCCCCGACATCGTCGTGCTCGACGAAGCGACGTCCGCGCTCGACGAGAAGAGCCAGGACAAGATGATGGAGACGGTGACGACGGAACTGCCGAAGGCGACCATCGTCAGCGTCGCCCATCGCGTCGAGCTCGAAGCGTTCCATAGCCGCAAGATCGTACTGGAGCGCCGCAAGGGCGGCGCCAAACTGGTCAGCGACGTCGATCTGATCCCGCGCAAGGGCAAGCGAAGGCTGCTCGGCCGCTTCCTGCGGCAACGGCAGGCAGCGGGCAAGGCGGCGTAA
- a CDS encoding FkbM family methyltransferase, which translates to MHAALLTRPCVIPSNDISPAPFGAFAPNAAQAAIIRLAHASGLKRGAFRPWLSKLVNLFGTGPLDVTYQGASFRFYHQQSATERGALFNPDYNLEELAFLRAHVGADGTFVDLGANVGTYALALARDVGPGGKVIAIEPHPVTHARLKFNTEASGFPQVRLVAAAAGPTDGELMIETDGDNLGASHIVTGTPTGKAFKVPSLRLQRILDEAGASKVDALKIDVEGFEDRVLIGFFRDAPQALWPGAVVIEHLSKDEWTDDCIADMHARGYVEQGRTRSNTLLVRS; encoded by the coding sequence ATGCATGCCGCGCTTTTGACGAGGCCATGCGTGATCCCCAGCAACGACATATCGCCGGCGCCGTTCGGCGCCTTCGCGCCCAACGCGGCGCAGGCCGCCATCATCCGCCTGGCGCATGCTAGCGGATTGAAGCGCGGCGCGTTCCGGCCCTGGCTGTCGAAGCTGGTCAATCTGTTCGGCACGGGTCCGCTGGACGTGACCTACCAGGGCGCATCGTTCCGCTTCTATCATCAGCAAAGCGCGACCGAGCGCGGCGCGCTGTTCAATCCCGATTACAACCTTGAAGAACTCGCCTTCCTGCGGGCGCATGTCGGTGCTGATGGCACCTTCGTCGATCTCGGCGCCAATGTCGGCACCTATGCGCTGGCGCTGGCGCGCGATGTCGGGCCCGGCGGCAAGGTGATCGCGATCGAGCCGCATCCGGTGACGCATGCGCGGCTCAAATTCAACACCGAGGCCTCCGGCTTTCCGCAAGTGCGCCTGGTTGCGGCGGCCGCTGGCCCGACCGATGGCGAACTGATGATCGAGACCGACGGCGACAATCTCGGCGCTAGTCACATCGTCACGGGCACGCCGACAGGCAAGGCGTTCAAGGTGCCATCGCTGCGGCTGCAACGCATCCTCGACGAGGCCGGCGCGAGCAAGGTCGACGCGCTGAAGATCGACGTCGAGGGTTTCGAAGACCGCGTGCTGATCGGCTTCTTCCGCGACGCGCCGCAGGCGCTGTGGCCCGGCGCGGTGGTGATCGAGCATCTGTCGAAGGACGAATGGACCGACGACTGCATTGCGGACATGCACGCGCGCGGTTACGTCGAGCAAGGCCGGACGCGCAGCAACACGCTGCTGGTACGGAGCTGA